The Fictibacillus arsenicus genome contains a region encoding:
- a CDS encoding DUF6359 domain-containing protein, whose amino-acid sequence MLKRKTKKLTNISIIFAMVISLILPMQQASAADVITVSEAIANNTGTATVEGYIVGIVSSGNNGNITCDYEAPFNTEYNLALADSPDEKNIAKILPVQLTTDVRADLNLKTHPENLGKKIQITGNLKAYFTAPGHKDATSFSFVDGTPPEPQVEEVKSSVEGQVVSKGTQVTLSTATPDAAIYYTVDGSNPTADSTLYSAPITINEDVTIKALAVKDGLKDSSIAEFKYQVALSGLRIHDIQGAGHNSPVANKVVEGVEGIVTKVVDDRNFYLQDLVPDNDSNTSEGILVYKPGHEQTEGNVVSVNGQVKEWVLEGYSDKLGTDLAMTEINADKGQVATLEEGQELPESIVIGMFGLQQPTKIIDNDNFEEFDPNEDGIDFYESLEGMLVEINNPAVIAPQKYGELVVLPDRGEYSRLNSAGALNITEFDYNPERIFVDMGDEDFVAKSGDYFEGAITGVVSYGFSNYKVLTDAEDLPAFVEGNTKREITRIHEKHKELTIASFNVENFSANEKGTSDEKVMRIAESIVQNLKSPDIVGLVEMQDGNGSTNDGTTDAKESADRLIAEIAAQGGPEYVYTDIAPENNQDGGQPGGNIRVGFIYNPERVSLTEGTKGTATEAVEYKDGKLTLNPGRIDPTNVAFEDSRKPVAAQFEFNGESVIVVANHFNSKGGDQPLFGKNQPPFLGSEEQRLAIADIVNGFVKDVKEEDKNAKVVLLGDFNDFEFTESLEILKGNELTNMVEKVPFNERFTYSYQGNAQVLDHILVTNNMAKKTKVDIVHINSQFMEQHGRASDHDPVLIQVKLDKVK is encoded by the coding sequence GTGTTAAAAAGAAAGACGAAAAAACTCACAAATATAAGTATCATTTTTGCTATGGTAATCAGTTTAATATTACCTATGCAGCAAGCATCAGCGGCTGACGTAATTACCGTAAGCGAGGCTATTGCAAATAATACTGGAACGGCGACTGTTGAAGGTTATATAGTTGGGATTGTTTCGAGTGGTAATAATGGAAATATAACTTGTGATTATGAGGCACCTTTTAATACCGAGTATAATTTAGCACTTGCTGATTCTCCAGATGAAAAAAACATTGCAAAAATATTACCGGTGCAATTAACAACAGATGTTAGAGCGGATTTAAACCTGAAAACTCACCCTGAAAATTTAGGGAAAAAAATACAAATTACTGGGAATTTAAAAGCTTACTTTACAGCACCTGGCCACAAGGACGCTACTTCTTTCTCTTTTGTCGATGGCACACCTCCTGAACCTCAAGTAGAAGAAGTAAAATCTTCAGTTGAAGGACAAGTAGTTTCTAAAGGAACTCAAGTAACACTTTCAACTGCAACACCTGATGCAGCAATCTATTACACAGTAGATGGCTCAAACCCAACTGCGGATAGCACGCTTTACTCTGCTCCAATTACGATTAATGAAGATGTAACTATAAAAGCTTTAGCTGTTAAAGATGGATTGAAAGACAGCAGCATTGCTGAATTTAAATATCAAGTAGCACTTTCAGGACTTCGCATTCATGATATCCAAGGTGCCGGTCACAATTCTCCTGTTGCAAATAAAGTAGTTGAAGGTGTAGAAGGCATCGTAACAAAAGTGGTAGATGACAGAAACTTCTACTTGCAAGATTTAGTACCAGATAACGATTCTAATACATCTGAAGGAATTCTTGTATATAAGCCGGGTCATGAACAAACGGAAGGCAATGTCGTTTCCGTAAATGGTCAAGTTAAAGAATGGGTGCTAGAAGGGTACTCTGACAAATTAGGAACAGATCTTGCAATGACTGAAATCAATGCTGATAAAGGTCAGGTAGCAACACTCGAAGAAGGACAAGAACTTCCTGAGTCTATCGTAATCGGCATGTTCGGCTTGCAGCAGCCGACAAAAATTATTGATAATGATAATTTTGAAGAATTCGATCCAAATGAAGATGGAATAGATTTTTATGAAAGTTTAGAAGGTATGCTTGTAGAAATTAATAATCCGGCTGTTATTGCGCCGCAAAAGTATGGTGAACTTGTTGTTCTTCCAGATCGCGGTGAATACAGCAGACTTAATTCTGCTGGCGCGTTAAATATTACTGAATTTGATTACAATCCTGAACGTATTTTCGTAGATATGGGCGATGAAGATTTTGTTGCCAAATCAGGTGATTATTTTGAAGGGGCTATTACTGGTGTTGTAAGCTATGGTTTTAGCAACTATAAAGTATTGACGGATGCGGAAGACCTTCCAGCGTTTGTTGAAGGCAACACAAAAAGAGAAATCACTCGTATTCACGAAAAACATAAAGAACTAACAATTGCTAGCTTTAACGTTGAGAATTTTTCAGCCAATGAAAAGGGAACTTCAGATGAAAAGGTTATGAGAATAGCTGAATCAATCGTTCAAAACCTAAAGTCTCCTGATATTGTAGGTCTTGTTGAAATGCAAGATGGGAACGGTTCTACAAATGATGGAACTACTGATGCAAAAGAAAGTGCTGACCGTTTAATAGCTGAAATTGCAGCTCAAGGCGGACCAGAATATGTATACACAGATATTGCTCCTGAAAACAATCAAGACGGCGGACAGCCAGGTGGTAACATTCGTGTAGGATTCATCTACAATCCTGAACGCGTTTCACTTACAGAGGGAACAAAAGGAACGGCAACAGAAGCAGTAGAATATAAGGATGGGAAACTTACACTAAATCCAGGACGTATTGATCCAACCAATGTAGCTTTTGAAGACAGCCGCAAGCCGGTAGCAGCACAGTTTGAGTTTAACGGTGAGAGTGTAATTGTGGTTGCGAACCACTTTAACTCCAAAGGCGGTGACCAGCCATTATTTGGTAAGAACCAGCCTCCATTCTTAGGGAGCGAAGAACAACGTTTAGCAATTGCTGATATCGTAAACGGTTTTGTTAAGGATGTAAAAGAAGAGGACAAGAATGCAAAGGTAGTTCTTCTTGGAGACTTCAACGATTTTGAATTCACAGAATCACTTGAAATTTTAAAAGGGAATGAGCTTACTAATATGGTTGAGAAAGTGCCATTTAATGAGCGTTTCACATACTCATACCAGGGTAACGCACAAGTTCTGGATCATATTTTAGTAACCAACAACATGGCGAAGAAAACAAAGGTTGATATTGTTCATATCAACTCACAGTTCATGGAACAACATGGACGTGCAAGTGACCATGATCCGGTACTGATTCAGGTGAAATTGGATAAAGTAAAATAA
- a CDS encoding alpha/beta-type small acid-soluble spore protein: MARNNNSNELVVAGAQAALDQMKYEIASEFGVQLGPDTTSRANGSVGGEITKRLVQMAEQQLGGGYRR, translated from the coding sequence ATGGCACGTAACAACAACTCTAATGAATTAGTAGTAGCTGGAGCACAAGCAGCTTTGGATCAAATGAAGTATGAAATCGCTTCTGAGTTTGGTGTTCAACTTGGACCAGACACAACATCCCGTGCGAATGGATCTGTTGGTGGTGAAATCACTAAACGTCTTGTTCAAATGGCTGAGCAGCAACTAGGTGGCGGATACCGTCGCTAA
- a CDS encoding EamA family transporter, translating into MGLKNKENITKWKGIALALTGASLWGFSGNAAEWIFSHTAVTATWLVSVRMVMAGLLLLILVSFNNNIFSVWKNKRDRLDLLVFSLTGMLGAQLTFFLSIEAGNAPTATLLQFLGPVFITIYFALKFLKWPKRKEWIAVLMALTGTFLLLTNGKLDYITVSKDAIFWGVLSGVSVAVYTVYPVGLLKLYASAAITGWAMLLGGLAVSVWTQPWQAGFIDWTPSLFWMLAFVVIFGTLLPFYLYLDSLKYISSTETSLLGSAEPLVATIVSVVWLGTAFGSFQSAGGMLIILTVFLLSMPEKGILKINQTVNK; encoded by the coding sequence ATGGGGCTTAAGAACAAAGAAAACATCACGAAATGGAAAGGGATAGCATTAGCTTTAACCGGTGCTTCGCTTTGGGGATTTTCAGGAAATGCTGCAGAGTGGATTTTCTCTCATACCGCAGTGACAGCGACATGGCTTGTATCCGTTCGTATGGTGATGGCAGGGTTGCTGCTTTTAATCTTAGTCTCCTTTAACAATAATATTTTTTCAGTTTGGAAGAACAAAAGAGACCGCTTAGATTTGCTTGTTTTTTCTTTAACGGGAATGCTTGGCGCACAGCTGACGTTTTTCTTAAGCATTGAGGCTGGAAACGCACCGACAGCGACGCTTCTTCAGTTTTTAGGTCCTGTTTTTATCACGATTTATTTTGCATTGAAGTTCTTAAAATGGCCGAAGCGAAAAGAATGGATCGCCGTGTTGATGGCACTTACAGGGACATTTCTGCTATTAACAAATGGAAAGCTGGATTACATAACCGTATCTAAAGATGCCATTTTCTGGGGTGTGCTTTCTGGTGTTTCGGTTGCCGTGTATACCGTATATCCAGTCGGGTTATTAAAACTTTACGCATCTGCTGCAATTACGGGCTGGGCGATGCTTTTAGGCGGATTAGCAGTTTCTGTATGGACACAGCCTTGGCAAGCGGGATTCATTGACTGGACACCATCTCTTTTTTGGATGCTTGCGTTCGTCGTTATTTTTGGAACGCTGTTGCCGTTTTATCTGTATTTAGATAGTTTGAAATACATTTCTTCAACCGAAACAAGCCTGCTTGGAAGTGCTGAACCATTAGTAGCCACAATTGTTTCAGTTGTCTGGCTCGGTACCGCGTTCGGCAGTTTCCAATCGGCAGGTGGTATGCTGATCATATTAACTGTGTTCTTATTATCTATGCCGGAAAAAGGAATTCTCAAAATTAATCAGACTGTCAATAAATAG
- a CDS encoding Cof-type HAD-IIB family hydrolase produces the protein MNDKIVFFDIDGTLVNDEKKIPESTTESISQLQKNGVHVAIATGRGPFMFEPIREELGVDSFVSFNGSFVVFKDEVIHKTPLPAEFITKIEKEAETAGHPLVYLDHQKATCNADDHEIIKNCTFNLMPNYPLYQPGFYKDNEVYQVLLFCQEQHEKAYREGYKGTFDFIRWHEDALDILPTGGSKAKGIEAFIKQMNMKPENVFAFGDALNDIEMLNAAGTGIAMGNGMKEAKEAADFVTKSVDEDGIYYGLKHFGLI, from the coding sequence ATGAACGATAAAATTGTATTTTTTGATATAGACGGAACACTAGTAAACGATGAAAAAAAGATTCCGGAAAGCACGACAGAAAGCATCAGCCAGCTGCAGAAAAATGGTGTGCATGTGGCTATTGCTACTGGACGCGGTCCATTCATGTTCGAACCTATTCGAGAGGAACTTGGTGTTGATTCATTCGTCAGCTTTAACGGTTCATTTGTTGTATTTAAAGATGAAGTGATCCATAAGACACCTCTGCCAGCTGAATTCATTACTAAAATTGAAAAAGAAGCAGAAACTGCAGGTCATCCCCTTGTCTATCTTGACCATCAAAAAGCTACTTGCAACGCAGATGATCATGAAATCATAAAAAACTGTACTTTCAACCTTATGCCAAATTATCCGCTCTATCAACCTGGCTTCTATAAAGACAATGAAGTCTATCAGGTACTATTGTTCTGTCAAGAACAGCATGAGAAAGCTTACCGTGAAGGGTATAAAGGAACGTTTGATTTTATCCGCTGGCATGAGGATGCACTGGATATCCTGCCAACCGGTGGTTCAAAAGCAAAAGGGATTGAAGCCTTTATTAAACAGATGAACATGAAACCTGAAAACGTATTTGCATTCGGTGACGCATTGAATGATATCGAGATGCTGAATGCGGCAGGAACCGGTATTGCGATGGGAAATGGAATGAAAGAAGCGAAAGAAGCCGCTGACTTTGTAACAAAATCAGTCGATGAAGACGGAATCTATTATGGACTAAAACATTTTGGACTCATTTAA
- a CDS encoding SH3 domain-containing protein codes for MKANVKLVNLILCSFLILSLIPAISASAESKATVNATSLNVRSEPALSAKKIGSLKNGDTVTVLKTEKGWANINFNGKKGWVSAEFLKVKNGSAPSSQPPKTEKPAAKQAKVTATSLNVRKGPSLQHTIVGSLKNGTVVTIQNQDGKWSSITYGKISGWVSNAYLLEQTSQPPVAQKPVNNNSGNTNNNNNGKWGSVTATYLNFRSSGDLNAPIIGSLKYGTAVQILSESYGWSSIQTSDGKKGWASTKYISVQSGSSLVTTAPKPETKPPSAPPASVLKKVVVMTDGVNIRQGPSTAYLIIGKANQGDEYAYIQSKNDWVQLRLPNGNNAWIAGWLVAIQQNSSSPNSNTGTTSPKPSTNGLKGKRIVIDPGHGGHDPGALGKNHGTHESELTLMSARLLATQLSKAAAVVILTRSDSNYLSLNKRVEISHYHFADAFISLHYNSALDTRASGLLTFYYGQKDIKLADSVHSGLLQAGTGLSGGNVRFGNFHVLRENKQPAVLVELGFLSNSFDEMTVRTDSFQSKAASGITNGLAKYFQ; via the coding sequence GTGAAAGCAAACGTTAAACTGGTTAACTTGATTTTGTGTTCCTTCCTCATACTGTCATTGATTCCGGCGATTTCAGCATCTGCTGAGAGTAAAGCAACTGTAAATGCTACGAGCTTAAATGTTCGCTCAGAACCAGCTCTTTCAGCCAAAAAGATAGGTTCACTGAAAAACGGAGACACCGTAACAGTGCTGAAAACGGAAAAGGGATGGGCAAACATCAACTTCAACGGCAAAAAAGGATGGGTGAGCGCAGAATTTTTGAAGGTGAAGAATGGTTCGGCACCATCATCCCAGCCGCCAAAAACAGAGAAACCCGCAGCTAAGCAAGCAAAGGTTACAGCTACTTCTTTAAATGTCAGAAAAGGACCAAGCCTTCAGCATACTATTGTAGGATCACTTAAGAACGGAACAGTTGTAACGATACAAAATCAAGATGGCAAATGGTCATCAATTACATATGGAAAGATATCCGGCTGGGTAAGCAATGCATATCTGCTGGAGCAAACTTCACAGCCTCCAGTTGCCCAGAAACCAGTCAACAATAATTCAGGGAACACAAACAATAATAATAATGGAAAATGGGGATCCGTAACAGCGACTTATTTAAACTTCCGATCTTCCGGAGATCTGAATGCACCTATTATAGGTTCATTAAAGTACGGAACAGCTGTTCAAATTCTATCTGAATCTTACGGATGGTCATCTATTCAGACTTCAGATGGAAAAAAGGGATGGGCATCCACTAAATATATTTCTGTACAAAGCGGGAGCTCTCTAGTGACTACAGCACCTAAGCCAGAAACAAAACCGCCTTCCGCACCGCCTGCTTCCGTACTGAAAAAAGTAGTGGTAATGACAGACGGAGTAAACATTCGACAAGGTCCATCGACAGCTTACCTCATTATTGGAAAAGCCAATCAAGGAGATGAGTATGCTTATATTCAATCAAAAAATGATTGGGTGCAGCTTAGACTTCCTAACGGAAATAACGCATGGATAGCAGGCTGGCTTGTTGCCATTCAGCAGAATTCGTCTTCACCTAACAGCAATACAGGAACAACTTCGCCGAAACCTTCAACGAACGGATTAAAAGGAAAACGCATTGTCATTGATCCAGGTCATGGCGGGCATGATCCAGGTGCACTTGGGAAAAACCATGGAACGCATGAATCAGAACTTACACTCATGAGTGCAAGACTTTTAGCAACACAGCTGAGTAAAGCAGCTGCTGTGGTTATTCTTACACGTAGTGACAGCAATTATCTTTCTTTAAATAAGCGTGTAGAAATAAGCCATTATCATTTTGCAGATGCCTTTATTAGTCTTCATTACAATTCAGCTCTGGATACAAGGGCTTCCGGGCTCTTAACGTTTTATTACGGTCAAAAGGACATCAAACTTGCAGATTCCGTTCATTCTGGCCTTCTTCAAGCAGGTACTGGTCTTTCTGGCGGGAATGTCAGATTTGGAAACTTCCATGTATTGCGCGAGAATAAACAGCCAGCCGTATTAGTGGAGTTAGGGTTTCTTTCAAATTCATTCGACGAAATGACGGTAAGAACTGACTCCTTTCAGTCTAAAGCGGCTTCTGGTATTACGAACGGACTAGCAAAATATTTTCAGTAA
- a CDS encoding patatin-like phospholipase family protein, which translates to MENSGLILEGGGMRGVYTAGVLDVFMENDLYFPYVIGASAGACNAVSYLSRQHGRNRTVNLEYSSHPEYISYKNWLFKKKGLFGMDFIFNELPNRLVPFDYEAFKGSQERFVVVVTDCRTGEPVYLSREDYNKMDISMVLRASSSIPFIAPMVELEGKHVMDGGIADPIPVHKAMKDGVRKGVVVLTQNHGYRKKKPKMTWVTKRFYPEYTGLDESLRGRYLKYNETLDYIEEEERKGNLFVLRPLEKMKVKRIERDPKRLGVLYEHGRKDAIDQLDNLRNWLNN; encoded by the coding sequence TTGGAAAACTCCGGATTAATTCTTGAGGGTGGGGGAATGCGCGGCGTTTATACAGCTGGTGTTCTCGATGTATTTATGGAAAATGATCTTTATTTTCCTTATGTGATCGGGGCTTCTGCAGGAGCTTGTAATGCGGTGTCCTATTTATCGAGACAGCATGGAAGAAATCGTACGGTGAACCTGGAATATAGCTCACATCCAGAGTATATTTCTTATAAGAACTGGCTGTTTAAGAAAAAAGGTCTGTTCGGTATGGATTTTATTTTCAATGAACTTCCAAACCGTCTTGTTCCATTTGATTATGAAGCGTTTAAAGGATCTCAAGAAAGATTTGTGGTCGTTGTTACGGACTGCAGAACAGGTGAACCGGTTTACTTGAGCAGAGAAGACTATAATAAAATGGACATCTCAATGGTATTAAGAGCATCCTCTTCCATTCCGTTCATTGCACCAATGGTTGAGCTGGAAGGCAAACATGTGATGGATGGAGGCATTGCCGATCCGATTCCTGTTCATAAAGCGATGAAAGATGGAGTTAGAAAAGGTGTAGTCGTCCTTACTCAAAATCATGGCTACCGAAAGAAAAAGCCAAAAATGACGTGGGTCACTAAGCGTTTTTATCCAGAATACACAGGGTTAGATGAAAGTTTGCGAGGACGCTACCTCAAGTACAATGAAACGCTGGATTACATTGAAGAAGAAGAGAGAAAAGGAAACCTGTTCGTACTGCGACCTTTAGAAAAGATGAAAGTAAAGCGGATAGAACGTGACCCGAAAAGGCTCGGAGTTCTTTATGAACATGGCAGAAAAGATGCAATCGATCAGCTGGACAACTTAAGAAACTGGCTTAACAACTAG
- a CDS encoding ABC transporter ATP-binding protein has product MIVADQLNKHFKIYETKKGFIGSFTSLLSTKHHVVKAVNDISFNIQEGEFVGYIGPNGAGKSTTIKMLSGILHPTGGSIKVAGLSPQKRRKDVAKKIGIVFGQRTQLWWDLPLRDSFDILKEMYKVPDTKYQAFLKLYDDMLQIGQFMNTPVRKLSLGQRMRGDLAAAMIHNPDVLFLDEPTIGLDVNAKTSIRSFLKELNTNEKKTILLTTHDMDDIEQLCSRVIVINHGQIVLDGSLEDLRHNIGLPSVIEVQYREMPKHLPAELDGIEKMRWEDDKLILMYDRSVLSSPSLLQEVAKWGEPVDIQMKEPDIEEVIQKIY; this is encoded by the coding sequence ATGATAGTTGCAGATCAATTAAACAAGCACTTTAAAATCTATGAAACGAAAAAAGGATTCATCGGTTCATTTACTTCCCTTCTATCTACCAAACATCATGTTGTAAAAGCTGTAAATGATATTTCTTTTAACATTCAAGAAGGTGAATTTGTCGGTTACATTGGTCCGAACGGTGCAGGAAAATCAACAACGATTAAAATGCTGTCAGGTATTCTTCATCCAACTGGCGGAAGCATTAAGGTGGCAGGTCTGAGTCCTCAAAAAAGAAGAAAAGACGTTGCCAAAAAGATTGGCATCGTCTTCGGGCAGCGGACACAGCTATGGTGGGATCTTCCCTTAAGGGATTCTTTTGATATTTTAAAAGAGATGTACAAAGTACCTGATACTAAATATCAAGCGTTTTTAAAGCTGTATGATGATATGCTGCAGATCGGACAGTTTATGAATACACCTGTGCGAAAACTTTCCCTCGGACAGCGCATGCGGGGAGATCTTGCTGCGGCTATGATTCATAATCCAGATGTACTTTTTTTGGATGAACCGACGATCGGTCTCGATGTAAATGCCAAAACAAGCATCCGGTCTTTCTTGAAAGAACTCAACACAAACGAAAAGAAAACCATCCTCTTAACGACACATGATATGGATGACATCGAACAGCTGTGCAGCCGGGTAATTGTGATCAATCATGGGCAGATTGTGCTTGATGGTTCTCTTGAAGATCTAAGACATAATATCGGATTGCCGAGCGTGATAGAAGTGCAATACAGGGAGATGCCCAAGCATTTGCCGGCTGAATTAGACGGTATCGAAAAAATGCGCTGGGAAGATGACAAACTTATACTCATGTATGACCGGTCTGTTCTTTCTTCCCCTTCATTGCTTCAAGAGGTTGCAAAGTGGGGCGAACCGGTTGATATTCAGATGAAAGAACCGGATATAGAAGAAGTGATTCAAAAAATATATTAA
- a CDS encoding ABC transporter permease — MNLYLKLLSGSLRSRMQYKMNFLVSSLSYGLIMAVDFVLLAAILQRFDDVKGWNLYEVGLLYGISSVAITLYRVFGVEIHNFERYMVEGEFDSLLIRPVSPLSLLLTKNLDLSRIGGTAQGVIILVISIIGLSLESFDMLLLLLYLPVSIASGVVICFSLGLLTATLAFWTQRIKDFQTFTLYAPFNAANYPMNIYPGWLKIIFFTVIPVGFMNYTPILFLLNKGGNIWNLAWPPAVALVFLCLSLRFWQFGIRHYHSTGS; from the coding sequence ATGAATCTTTATTTGAAGCTGTTATCAGGAAGCTTGCGTTCCCGCATGCAATATAAAATGAATTTTCTCGTATCCTCTCTTTCATATGGATTGATAATGGCTGTTGATTTCGTTTTGCTCGCGGCGATCTTACAGCGTTTTGATGATGTGAAAGGCTGGAATCTTTATGAAGTAGGCTTGCTTTACGGTATTTCTTCTGTAGCAATAACGCTTTACAGAGTGTTTGGTGTAGAGATTCATAATTTTGAAAGATACATGGTAGAAGGAGAGTTTGATAGCCTCCTTATTCGCCCAGTCTCTCCACTTTCACTGCTCTTAACTAAGAACCTTGACCTGTCACGGATCGGAGGAACCGCTCAAGGCGTTATCATTCTTGTTATTTCTATTATCGGACTCAGCCTGGAGAGTTTTGATATGCTTCTGCTTCTGCTGTACTTGCCTGTTTCCATTGCATCTGGTGTAGTGATCTGTTTTTCTCTTGGACTCCTGACAGCAACTCTCGCGTTCTGGACGCAGCGAATTAAAGATTTCCAGACCTTCACACTTTATGCACCATTTAATGCAGCAAACTATCCGATGAACATCTACCCCGGATGGTTAAAGATTATTTTCTTCACTGTCATTCCAGTTGGGTTTATGAACTACACGCCTATCCTATTCTTATTAAATAAAGGCGGCAACATATGGAACCTGGCATGGCCGCCGGCAGTTGCTCTCGTTTTTTTATGTTTATCATTGCGTTTCTGGCAGTTTGGAATTCGGCACTACCACAGTACAGGCAGTTAA
- a CDS encoding ABC transporter permease yields MVYWILLQKSFMTNMQYKVAHLINNAASAIFGFVFIAIWAGVLQGKEQSSPYDVMDMTYYIAAAQCILWLSGFLTAGLNIQNGVRNGAISLELARPTNFFLYVTSQEAGRLVYNFFFRSIPIGLVFALTVGFYVPQHLSSYLFISISVLLAIIISVNLHYLVGISACWTTEVAWAHFVNFTLLAGLGGQMVPIDFLPAPLSTLTQYLPFAGAIYYPVMVFLEKASNDVIWFQLFWAIALTLLNLWITERARQKLEIQGG; encoded by the coding sequence ATGGTTTATTGGATTCTGTTACAAAAAAGCTTTATGACTAATATGCAATATAAAGTTGCCCATCTCATTAACAATGCGGCAAGTGCAATCTTTGGCTTTGTATTCATTGCAATCTGGGCAGGTGTTTTGCAAGGAAAAGAACAGAGCAGTCCCTATGATGTAATGGACATGACATATTACATAGCTGCTGCACAATGCATCCTTTGGCTTTCCGGATTTTTAACAGCAGGACTCAACATTCAAAACGGTGTCCGAAACGGAGCCATCTCATTAGAACTTGCCAGACCAACAAACTTTTTTCTGTACGTTACCTCACAAGAAGCCGGACGGCTCGTTTATAATTTCTTCTTTCGTTCGATTCCGATCGGACTCGTTTTTGCATTAACCGTCGGCTTTTATGTACCTCAACATTTATCAAGCTATCTTTTCATAAGTATTTCAGTACTTCTCGCTATTATTATATCTGTTAATTTACACTATCTGGTAGGAATTAGTGCTTGCTGGACGACGGAAGTCGCCTGGGCACATTTCGTAAACTTCACCTTATTAGCCGGTCTCGGCGGACAGATGGTACCTATCGATTTTCTTCCGGCACCTTTGTCAACTTTGACACAGTACTTGCCTTTTGCAGGAGCCATCTATTATCCAGTCATGGTTTTCCTTGAAAAAGCATCAAATGATGTCATCTGGTTTCAGCTATTCTGGGCTATAGCATTAACTTTGCTGAATCTATGGATTACCGAAAGAGCACGCCAAAAATTAGAGATTCAAGGAGGATAA
- a CDS encoding EAL domain-containing protein, translated as MEKQHMIKQIVQVANEIGAIVLAEGIERKEEADLARHYGVQLAQGYYFGKPVPTEKLMITAE; from the coding sequence ATAGAAAAACAACATATGATCAAACAAATTGTTCAGGTGGCAAACGAGATAGGGGCGATCGTTTTAGCAGAAGGTATCGAGAGAAAAGAAGAGGCAGACCTTGCTCGTCATTATGGAGTACAGCTTGCACAAGGCTATTATTTCGGTAAACCTGTCCCAACGGAAAAATTAATGATTACAGCTGAATAA